A genomic stretch from uncultured Pseudodesulfovibrio sp. includes:
- a CDS encoding sodium/substrate symporter small subunit, with product MDQIERIRKRQLKFALGVGIPYFAFVISIFLVVYLASEAVTRISIMGFPLHYWLVAIAIYPITWALFIWYVGKANAIEDEIAETVGGE from the coding sequence ATGGACCAAATCGAAAGAATTCGCAAAAGGCAACTTAAGTTTGCACTGGGCGTGGGCATTCCGTATTTCGCCTTCGTCATCAGCATTTTTCTGGTCGTCTATCTGGCGAGCGAAGCGGTAACACGCATCAGCATCATGGGATTCCCTCTTCATTACTGGCTGGTAGCCATCGCCATCTACCCCATCACTTGGGCACTCTTCATTTGGTACGTGGGCAAAGCGAACGCAATTGAAGACGAAATAGCAGAAACGGTCGGAGGAGAATAA
- a CDS encoding putative nucleotidyltransferase substrate binding domain-containing protein → MDSGKKRTVNGSAKRNLGVPDGLDAELLTMAREGKLIGIRRTRLELVQDWLDFGLSAEETCKRLSRFNRGVILAVLEAHAEEYPWLRECTFLEFGSGGREEQVLGSDQDNGLLMGVSPDADELDDCTQSIVIALDGAGLTLCEGGVMISNEEWRGDFDSWLARLTRWLSNPAEKGPWQSGLILDFMAIFGSEDDVRLLRDRLWEYVRTKPIAVSLLIQELTDYRLPLTFYGAFITEKDGLWQGHLNIKNSVLAHLTNSARILALKYNLTPSNTCDRLRALIEAGHVSAKHGYRLLEAWEYLQRKRLEIGLECDRESIPPHNYVNPVLLNIEEKRQLKIAIQAVEKMVRLVQAGSGL, encoded by the coding sequence ATGGATTCTGGTAAAAAACGGACGGTAAACGGCAGTGCTAAACGGAATCTAGGGGTTCCCGATGGGCTTGATGCCGAATTGTTGACCATGGCCCGTGAAGGGAAACTGATCGGTATCCGCCGGACCCGTCTTGAACTTGTGCAGGATTGGCTTGATTTTGGCCTGTCTGCCGAGGAGACTTGCAAACGGCTTTCCCGATTCAACAGGGGTGTTATTCTCGCTGTGCTTGAAGCCCACGCCGAGGAATACCCGTGGCTCCGGGAATGTACATTTCTCGAATTCGGTTCCGGAGGTCGAGAGGAGCAGGTACTTGGATCGGATCAGGATAACGGTCTACTTATGGGTGTATCGCCGGATGCGGATGAATTGGATGACTGTACGCAATCCATCGTCATTGCTCTAGACGGTGCGGGGCTGACCCTGTGCGAAGGTGGAGTCATGATCAGTAACGAGGAATGGCGGGGGGATTTTGATTCCTGGTTGGCACGATTGACTCGGTGGCTGTCCAATCCTGCGGAGAAAGGGCCATGGCAATCCGGTCTCATTCTCGATTTCATGGCGATTTTCGGTTCCGAGGACGATGTTCGCCTGTTGCGTGATCGGCTCTGGGAATATGTTCGGACCAAACCCATAGCGGTTTCCCTTCTCATTCAGGAACTCACTGACTATCGACTTCCCCTGACGTTTTACGGGGCGTTCATTACCGAAAAAGACGGGTTGTGGCAGGGACATCTCAATATCAAGAACAGTGTGCTCGCTCATTTGACCAACAGCGCGAGGATCTTGGCGCTTAAATATAACCTGACACCGTCGAATACCTGTGATCGTCTTCGTGCCTTGATCGAGGCCGGGCATGTGTCGGCCAAACATGGGTACCGTTTGTTGGAGGCGTGGGAGTATTTGCAGCGAAAGCGGCTTGAGATCGGTCTGGAGTGTGACCGAGAATCCATTCCGCCACATAACTATGTGAATCCAGTGCTTCTCAATATTGAGGAAAAGAGGCAACTCAAAATAGCCATTCAGGCTGTGGAAAAAATGGTCAGGTTGGTTCAGGCCGGTTCCGGGCTATGA
- a CDS encoding glycosyltransferase family 9 protein: MNVLIINLTRFGDIIQTQPVISGFKSQGHLVGVVCLENFVSATTLLDGVDRVFPFPGAGLLAGVDNDWRLAVRDAVAFKRNILETFQPDRIVNLTPSVSSRLLTYDLTRDGGKAVGFTVDEFGFNADTTSWAAFLQMAGANRGASPFNICDVFRRTAGLDREGNSLELAAPDQDALTIAEKLLCEASEGGKGFVALQMGASENRRRWPVAYFIQTAQMLWEQDGLIPVLLGTKDEIGLGDRFFEQVQFPFVNCIGRTSLTELAGVLSRCVMLLTNDTGTMHLAAGLGVPLCAVFLATAQPWDTGPYRAGNICLEPDIDCHPCEFGVDCPHDETCRKAVTPEAMYDYAKFLQSGCETHGVSGVRAWRTRIGCDGFMELESLSGHDVSDRAAWIALQRFYFLSFLDGINLTGKTGLAENIHCEMHEDISKTLTSAVDMLFLLSQQGMLLQKNPRPAAKTKFMTSWQRLQNILSSCQHLNIIALLWMFETQQNGNDLSSLLDLAERYRALLTSLRDEFV, encoded by the coding sequence GTGAATGTTCTGATAATTAATCTGACCCGTTTCGGAGATATCATCCAGACGCAACCCGTAATTTCGGGCTTCAAGAGTCAGGGACATCTGGTGGGCGTGGTTTGTTTGGAAAATTTTGTATCTGCAACGACGCTGCTTGACGGTGTTGATCGTGTCTTTCCCTTCCCGGGAGCGGGCCTGTTGGCGGGAGTAGACAACGATTGGCGATTGGCTGTCAGAGATGCTGTTGCGTTCAAGCGGAACATCCTTGAGACATTTCAACCGGATCGTATTGTTAATTTGACGCCTTCAGTCTCATCTCGTCTGTTGACCTATGATCTGACACGAGATGGCGGTAAGGCTGTGGGTTTTACCGTTGATGAATTCGGCTTCAATGCCGATACGACTTCCTGGGCTGCATTTCTTCAGATGGCCGGGGCTAATCGTGGAGCCAGCCCTTTTAATATCTGTGATGTTTTTCGGCGTACCGCTGGATTGGACCGGGAGGGTAATTCTCTCGAACTGGCTGCTCCAGACCAAGACGCTCTGACGATCGCCGAGAAGCTTTTGTGCGAAGCGTCAGAGGGGGGCAAAGGGTTTGTGGCATTGCAGATGGGGGCTAGTGAGAACCGTCGCCGGTGGCCTGTGGCCTATTTCATTCAAACTGCGCAGATGCTCTGGGAGCAGGATGGTTTGATTCCTGTATTGCTTGGAACCAAGGATGAAATTGGTTTGGGTGATCGGTTTTTTGAGCAGGTGCAGTTCCCATTTGTCAACTGCATAGGGCGGACGTCTCTTACTGAATTGGCAGGTGTGTTATCTCGTTGCGTCATGTTGCTGACCAATGATACTGGTACCATGCATCTTGCTGCCGGGCTTGGCGTGCCTTTATGCGCCGTATTTCTGGCGACGGCCCAACCGTGGGATACAGGACCATATCGAGCGGGTAATATCTGTCTGGAACCAGACATTGACTGTCATCCTTGCGAATTCGGCGTGGATTGCCCGCATGATGAAACGTGCCGTAAGGCAGTGACGCCGGAAGCAATGTATGATTATGCGAAATTTTTGCAGTCAGGTTGTGAGACACATGGCGTTTCCGGTGTTAGGGCATGGCGCACTCGTATCGGTTGTGACGGATTCATGGAGCTGGAATCCTTGTCCGGGCATGATGTTTCGGACAGAGCTGCATGGATTGCACTTCAGCGCTTTTATTTCCTGAGTTTTCTGGATGGGATCAACCTGACGGGAAAAACAGGACTGGCTGAGAATATTCATTGTGAGATGCACGAGGATATATCCAAAACTTTGACGAGCGCGGTGGACATGCTTTTCCTGCTTTCCCAACAGGGCATGTTGTTGCAGAAAAATCCCCGCCCTGCGGCAAAGACCAAGTTCATGACTTCATGGCAACGACTGCAGAATATTCTGTCTTCGTGCCAACATCTCAATATAATTGCTTTATTGTGGATGTTTGAGACGCAACAAAATGGGAATGATCTCAGCTCACTTCTTGATTTAGCTGAGCGATATCGGGCGTTACTGACCTCTCTGCGTGATGAATTTGTCTAG
- the mltC gene encoding membrane-bound lytic murein transglycosylase MltC has protein sequence MTQRLILILFMMFLVGCSRYDAIRIARAAATGNPATAAEALARDKAIGYATNPAAIGTDIKNFQELIDDFIHAVTSVWGDKDVRMPGPKEYVKYTQNYLSRASVDFDTGLITVETVDTENPQTSLHNAIVTTLLTPNDPRAVDLYSARTIKLGDTPFLLGEVKDNDSKDIRWKWRADRFADTLMRNSLEKRIVAGKTVHFVTIPMIKDHLDVRAKKYRQLVTSAAKRFKVSPNLIYAIMKVESDFNPFAISSAMAVGLMQVVPTTAGSDVYRYLHGKAGQPTDKDLFIASTNITYGTGYLHLLGTRFFKDISNPVSREYCMIAGYNGGAGTVFRTFDKDRKKAAQTINRLSPGKVYSTLRTDTPYAETRRYLGKVLEAKKQFINF, from the coding sequence ATGACACAAAGACTCATCCTCATCCTTTTCATGATGTTTTTGGTTGGATGCTCCCGATATGACGCCATAAGGATTGCCCGTGCCGCGGCCACCGGCAATCCGGCAACTGCGGCCGAGGCCTTGGCCCGAGATAAAGCCATCGGGTACGCCACTAATCCGGCAGCCATCGGTACTGACATCAAGAACTTTCAAGAACTCATCGACGACTTTATCCACGCTGTGACCTCGGTATGGGGAGATAAAGACGTGCGCATGCCCGGCCCCAAAGAATACGTTAAATACACCCAGAACTATCTATCTCGCGCCAGTGTGGATTTTGATACAGGCTTGATTACCGTGGAAACAGTCGACACCGAGAATCCGCAAACGAGTCTGCACAACGCCATTGTCACCACCCTACTGACTCCCAACGATCCACGCGCCGTTGATCTGTACTCAGCCAGAACCATAAAACTGGGCGATACTCCTTTCCTGCTGGGAGAGGTCAAGGATAATGATTCCAAAGATATCCGCTGGAAATGGCGTGCCGACCGATTTGCCGATACCCTCATGAGAAATTCACTTGAAAAAAGAATTGTAGCTGGCAAAACCGTCCACTTCGTGACCATTCCGATGATCAAAGACCACCTTGATGTACGAGCGAAAAAATACAGACAACTGGTCACATCCGCTGCCAAACGGTTCAAAGTCAGCCCGAATCTTATCTATGCAATCATGAAAGTGGAATCCGACTTCAACCCGTTTGCAATAAGTTCGGCGATGGCAGTCGGTCTGATGCAAGTCGTACCAACAACGGCGGGAAGCGACGTATACAGATATCTCCATGGCAAGGCAGGACAACCAACCGACAAGGATCTATTTATCGCATCCACCAATATCACATACGGAACCGGCTATCTTCACCTGTTGGGAACCAGATTCTTCAAAGACATCTCCAACCCGGTTTCACGAGAATATTGCATGATCGCCGGTTATAACGGCGGTGCCGGCACCGTATTCAGAACCTTTGACAAAGATAGGAAAAAAGCGGCACAAACCATCAATAGACTGTCACCCGGCAAAGTATACTCAACTCTTCGAACAGATACGCCCTATGCGGAAACACGCCGTTACCTTGGCAAGGTCCTTGAAGCCAAGAAACAATTCATCAACTTCTAG
- a CDS encoding Hpt domain-containing protein, translating to MPDSPIVERIDPDLEELLPRFFEVSMKDLESMQTALGEGDFETLNRLGHTSRGTGCGYGFKGMGEIAHAIERAAKAGDVESGREHIQRLFQYFERVQVVFGK from the coding sequence ATGCCTGATTCTCCTATTGTCGAACGCATTGATCCTGATCTCGAAGAATTGCTGCCACGGTTTTTTGAGGTTTCAATGAAGGATTTGGAAAGTATGCAGACAGCCTTGGGTGAAGGTGATTTCGAGACCCTGAACCGCTTGGGCCACACTTCCAGGGGGACCGGGTGCGGCTATGGTTTCAAGGGCATGGGGGAAATCGCTCATGCGATTGAGCGCGCAGCAAAGGCTGGTGATGTTGAAAGTGGACGTGAGCACATTCAAAGACTTTTTCAATATTTTGAACGTGTGCAGGTCGTATTTGGGAAATAA
- a CDS encoding 2-amino-3,7-dideoxy-D-threo-hept-6-ulosonate synthase, with the protein MHLGKAIRMERIMNRNNGRTIVVPLDHGVTVGPIYGLVDLRDTVNQVAEGGANAMLMHKGIPRCSHRAGGKDIGLIIHLSASTSLSPHPNAKTMVGTVSDALKLGADAVSVHVNLGDETESQMLADLGALCSEANEWGMPVLAMMYARGPKIDNEYDPQVVAHCARVGVELGADIVKVNYTGDPESFKAVVEGCCVPVVIAGGPKLESDRDLVQMVYDSIQAGGAGLSVGRNIFQHKNPAKIVAALNKVVHENWDVDAAMKLL; encoded by the coding sequence ATGCATCTCGGAAAAGCCATTCGCATGGAACGTATCATGAATCGCAACAACGGACGCACTATCGTCGTGCCTCTGGACCACGGCGTAACCGTCGGCCCCATCTACGGGCTGGTAGATCTGCGCGACACAGTTAATCAGGTAGCAGAGGGCGGAGCGAACGCCATGCTCATGCACAAGGGAATTCCCAGATGCTCTCACCGTGCAGGGGGCAAAGACATCGGCCTGATAATCCACCTTTCCGCATCAACTTCACTATCACCACACCCCAACGCCAAAACCATGGTAGGCACAGTCTCTGACGCCCTCAAACTCGGAGCAGATGCCGTGTCCGTTCACGTCAACCTGGGTGATGAAACCGAATCACAAATGTTAGCCGACCTCGGCGCACTGTGTTCAGAAGCCAATGAATGGGGCATGCCCGTCCTTGCGATGATGTACGCACGCGGACCAAAAATCGACAACGAATATGACCCGCAGGTAGTAGCCCATTGCGCCAGAGTCGGCGTGGAGCTTGGTGCAGACATCGTCAAAGTGAACTATACCGGCGACCCTGAATCTTTCAAAGCTGTTGTAGAAGGGTGTTGCGTACCTGTGGTTATTGCAGGCGGACCAAAACTGGAAAGTGACCGTGATCTCGTGCAGATGGTCTATGATTCCATTCAGGCCGGCGGCGCAGGGCTTTCCGTTGGCAGAAATATTTTCCAACACAAGAATCCAGCCAAAATCGTGGCCGCACTAAACAAGGTCGTTCATGAAAACTGGGATGTGGATGCAGCCATGAAGCTGCTGTAA
- a CDS encoding Rid family detoxifying hydrolase → MSDITLIHTDKAPAAVGPYSQATTVNGMLFVSGQLGIIPGEGKLAEGFEAQTKQALENMKAILEEAGSSLNKVMAVDVFVMDMGKFADLNTIYSQYFPNHKPARAAIQVAGLPLGGLVEFKCIALVD, encoded by the coding sequence ATGTCCGACATCACGCTGATCCATACAGACAAAGCACCGGCCGCCGTAGGCCCCTATTCTCAAGCCACCACAGTCAACGGCATGCTGTTCGTCTCCGGCCAACTCGGCATCATTCCCGGCGAAGGCAAACTTGCCGAAGGATTTGAAGCGCAGACCAAACAGGCTCTCGAAAACATGAAAGCCATTCTTGAAGAAGCCGGTTCTTCTCTGAACAAAGTCATGGCTGTGGACGTATTCGTCATGGACATGGGCAAATTCGCCGACCTGAACACCATCTACTCTCAATATTTCCCTAACCACAAACCGGCTCGGGCTGCCATTCAGGTTGCCGGTCTGCCTCTGGGAGGTTTGGTTGAGTTCAAGTGCATCGCTTTGGTGGACTAA
- the feoB gene encoding ferrous iron transport protein B, which translates to MAQYTIGIAGNPNCGKTTMFNALTGARQHVANWPGVTVEKKIGHIHTNGDSIELVDLPGTYSLTAYTQEELVSRNFLVDERPEVVIDIMNADALERNLYLAVQIMELGVPLVLGLNMMDEVRSSGKQINSERLAKLSGCAVVETVARSDQGTQELLNATLKLAKEQDGAWKPLNITYGPDLDPVLDDMVKLIEAEDFLTEKVPARWTGIKYLERDEDVVIKGRMINTALSDKLEAMAREVADHTEKTLNARPDALIADHRYGYIAGMIKDVVSYPVLDEDRISRSDQMDRVLTHRFLGPAIMLGIVYLIYKITFTVGEIPMGWLEMLFGWMGDTAYTILPEGHFRSLVVSGIIDGVGGVLGFVPLIMFMFLMISALEDSGYIARMAYMLDRIFKIFGLHGTSVLPFIVSGGIAGGCAVPGVMAARTLRSPKEKLATLFVAPYMTCGAKVPVFLMLTAAFFPHNAATVMLMITLCAWAMALIVARVLRSTVIRGASTPFVMELPPYRMPTLRGVLIHTWERTWEYAKKAGTVILGISILLWAMMTFPQLPEERLAHYESMRSATQAEETIVQINNTEAEEAVRNTFAGRIGTALEPISELAGFNWRVNIALTGGFAAKEVIVSALGTAYSLGEVDAEEAQPLSDRLVADPLFTKASALALIIFTMLYAPCFVTVVTMARESSWKWAAFSVVGSTTLAFGMAVVVYQIAKSFL; encoded by the coding sequence ATGGCTCAATACACCATTGGTATCGCGGGCAACCCCAACTGCGGAAAAACCACCATGTTCAACGCACTGACCGGAGCACGACAGCACGTCGCCAACTGGCCAGGAGTTACCGTTGAAAAGAAAATAGGGCATATCCACACCAACGGTGACTCCATCGAACTGGTTGACCTGCCCGGCACCTACTCACTGACAGCGTATACTCAAGAAGAATTGGTTTCCCGGAATTTCCTGGTTGATGAACGCCCTGAAGTCGTCATCGATATCATGAATGCAGATGCCTTGGAGCGTAACCTCTATCTGGCTGTGCAGATCATGGAATTGGGTGTCCCTCTGGTACTCGGACTGAATATGATGGACGAAGTCCGCAGTAGCGGTAAACAGATCAACAGTGAACGACTTGCCAAGCTCTCCGGTTGCGCCGTGGTGGAAACCGTGGCTAGAAGCGACCAAGGGACACAAGAACTGTTGAATGCCACATTGAAACTCGCCAAAGAACAAGACGGGGCATGGAAACCCTTGAATATTACCTATGGCCCTGATCTGGACCCTGTTTTGGATGACATGGTCAAACTCATCGAAGCCGAAGATTTCCTCACCGAAAAAGTTCCGGCGCGCTGGACCGGAATCAAATACCTCGAACGGGACGAAGATGTGGTCATCAAGGGCCGCATGATCAACACTGCCCTTTCCGATAAGCTCGAAGCAATGGCGCGCGAAGTTGCCGACCACACGGAAAAGACACTCAATGCCCGCCCTGACGCACTCATTGCCGACCATCGCTACGGCTACATTGCCGGTATGATAAAAGACGTCGTATCCTATCCTGTACTCGACGAGGACCGGATTAGCCGATCAGACCAGATGGACAGAGTCCTCACCCACCGATTTCTCGGCCCGGCCATCATGCTCGGCATTGTGTATCTTATCTATAAAATAACCTTCACCGTAGGCGAAATACCCATGGGTTGGCTGGAAATGCTCTTCGGCTGGATGGGCGACACCGCTTACACCATCCTGCCTGAAGGTCACTTTCGCTCGCTGGTTGTTTCCGGCATCATCGACGGCGTTGGAGGAGTTCTTGGCTTTGTCCCGCTCATCATGTTCATGTTCCTGATGATTTCTGCTCTGGAAGACTCCGGCTATATTGCCCGCATGGCATACATGCTTGACCGTATATTCAAAATATTCGGTCTGCACGGTACATCTGTGCTGCCCTTCATCGTTTCCGGCGGTATTGCCGGTGGCTGCGCTGTCCCCGGTGTCATGGCCGCCCGCACATTGAGAAGTCCCAAGGAGAAACTAGCCACCCTGTTCGTTGCTCCATACATGACCTGCGGTGCAAAGGTTCCTGTCTTTCTCATGCTGACCGCTGCCTTTTTCCCCCACAATGCAGCAACTGTCATGCTTATGATTACCCTGTGCGCCTGGGCAATGGCTCTTATCGTTGCTCGTGTATTGCGCTCCACTGTTATCAGGGGAGCCTCCACCCCGTTCGTCATGGAACTGCCGCCCTATCGCATGCCCACGCTGCGCGGCGTACTCATCCACACATGGGAACGCACATGGGAATACGCCAAGAAAGCGGGTACCGTCATTCTCGGCATCTCCATTCTGCTCTGGGCCATGATGACCTTCCCGCAACTTCCGGAAGAGCGTCTCGCCCACTACGAATCCATGCGTTCAGCAACACAGGCTGAAGAAACTATCGTACAAATCAACAACACCGAAGCCGAGGAAGCAGTCAGAAACACCTTTGCCGGACGCATCGGCACTGCGCTTGAGCCCATTTCTGAACTTGCTGGATTCAACTGGCGCGTCAATATCGCCTTGACCGGCGGCTTCGCAGCCAAGGAAGTCATCGTTTCCGCGCTTGGAACAGCTTACTCGCTGGGCGAAGTGGACGCCGAAGAAGCCCAACCACTGTCTGACAGATTGGTGGCAGACCCTCTATTCACAAAAGCCTCGGCTCTTGCCCTTATCATCTTTACAATGCTCTACGCCCCCTGCTTCGTGACCGTGGTCACCATGGCTCGCGAATCGAGCTGGAAATGGGCGGCCTTCAGCGTGGTTGGGTCAACAACCCTTGCTTTCGGTATGGCGGTCGTCGTCTACCAGATAGCGAAGTCATTCCTCTAA
- a CDS encoding FeoA family protein: MSQDFCLRNAKVNQKLKIKTVAAEGELGRRIRDMGLISGTEVHVIGKAPLKDPVALRLKDFTLTLRNSEADHITVTLLED; the protein is encoded by the coding sequence ATGTCTCAAGATTTTTGTTTGAGAAACGCCAAAGTCAATCAGAAGCTCAAGATCAAAACCGTTGCGGCCGAAGGAGAACTCGGCAGACGGATTCGTGACATGGGTCTCATCTCCGGCACGGAAGTTCACGTCATCGGCAAGGCTCCGCTCAAGGACCCTGTAGCGTTACGACTCAAGGATTTCACCTTGACCCTGCGCAACAGCGAAGCCGACCATATCACCGTTACGCTGTTGGAGGACTAG
- a CDS encoding FeoB-associated Cys-rich membrane protein: MFDTVLVAGIVIIAALFVGRRLIKQFKSKEASCSCSGCGKSGSCSGIQDSPNNDSCHRSH, encoded by the coding sequence ATGTTCGATACAGTACTGGTTGCAGGCATAGTCATTATTGCCGCACTATTCGTTGGACGCAGGCTCATAAAGCAATTCAAATCAAAGGAAGCCTCCTGCAGTTGTTCAGGATGCGGGAAGTCTGGGTCGTGCTCCGGCATACAGGACAGCCCAAACAATGACAGTTGTCATCGGTCACATTAA